Genomic DNA from Candidatus Nitronereus thalassa:
GACCGAAGCCAGACCGTATCAACACGATCCTATTCAACTCCCTCCTGGGGATTTTAAAGCCACTCCCCATACGGAAATCATGATTCTCAAAGATGAGCTGAAAAAACTCGTGAAGCGACCACATCCAGAGTCCATTCTCATTGATGCTCGGAGCATCGAAGAATATGCGGGAAAAGAAATTGATGGGTTGCCCCGAGCGGGTCATATTCCTTCCGCGGTCAATATCCCCTGGAATGGCTTCCTCAATCGGGATGGAACGGTCAAAGATTTCGAAACCATCAGAAATATTTTCTTGGACAATGGACTTCGACCTGAACAAGAAATTATTACCTATTGCTTAGGGGGAGTTCGGTCAGCTTGGCTCTATTTTGTGCTGCGACTGGTCGGCTATGAGAAGGTAAGGAATTATCCTGGCTCCTGGTGGGAATGGAGTCGAGATTTTGCGGCACCTACGGAAAAAGATGTCAAACTGCTGCATAAAGTGACCGCCCAGTCCCCTGCGCAATCTTCTTGATGAAATACCAAAACCATGCGAGGATATTCCCATGAACGGTGTTATATTGGGGCGTTCTGGTTTTTTTTATCTTTAACCTTATTTGGTGGAGGTCTGAAATGGGGCGAAATCTACTTTTCGCGGTGATGGTTATGGGTATGACCTGCATGTTGACGGCCAGCCCAGTGCTGGCGGGTGGAAATGAGCATGTTCATGAGGCAATCGAACATGCCGAAGAAGCCGTGGAACATGGCGGCATGGGGCATGCTGATGCGATTGTGAAGCATGCGGGTGTGGCGCTACAACATGCACATGCAGCTCAAAAAGAAGTAAAAAATCCTCATCTCGACGAAGGGGTGCACGAGTTAGAGGAAGCCATCACGCATGGAAAACAAGGTCATGCGGAAGTGGCGACCAAACATGCGAACAGTGCCGTCATGCATCTTAAAGAAGTGCATTGATTGACTCGAAGTTAAAGAAAAAATCGTAGAAAAACGGGCAGGTAAATCCTGCCCGTTTTTGTTTCAGGAGGTCAGAGAAAGAGTATGAAGGTTGGGTATTTCCAATCACACCCACTATTTGGCGAGGTGGAAAAAAATATTGAAGGGTTTGGGGTGCGCCTGACTTCAGTTGAATGTGATCTGCTCGTGCTTCCTGAATTGGCCTTTTCGGGGTATCAATTTGTCAGTCAGGAGGAAGTGCTGAAGTTGTCCGAACCTGTTCCTGAAGGCTTTACGACCCAAACGTGCATTGAATTGGCTCGCAAACACAACATGCATTTGGTTGTGGGATTGCCAGAACGGGATGGAGACCGGTGTTATAATTCCGCCATCATTGTCGGGCCTTCCGGGTATGTGGGGTGCTATAGGAAGACGCACTTATTTTTTGAGGAAACCTTGTTCTTTACTCCAGGCAATTCCGGTTTTCAGGTTTGGGATATTGGTCAGGCGTGCATTGGAGTCATGATTTGTTTCGATTGGTACTATCCTGAGGCAGCGAGGACCTTGGCGCTCAAGGGTGCGGATATTCTGTGCCATCCGTCCAATTTGGTATTACCCCATTGTCCTGATGCCATGGTAACGCGGTCCCTGGAAAATCGGATCTTTAGCATTACCGCTAATCGCATTGGTCGAGAAGCCAGAGGAGAGGGTCGACCCCTCACGTTTATTGGTAAAAGCGAGGTGGTTTCCCCGAAAGGGAAGATCCTTCATCGGGCCCCGATTGATCAGGAAGAATTGATAACCGTGGATATCGCCCTCCTTGAAGCCAGGGACAAATCCATAAATCCATACAATGATTTGTTGAAAGACCGGCGACCTGAGATGTATTCGTGAGATGGGAAGCGTAAAGACGTATTCTAAGTAACGCCTTACGATTACAGTATCATCAGGATGATGGTGCCGAGGACAATTCGGTAATACCCAAAGACTTTCAAGGTATGTCGCTTGACGTAGGTGAGGAACGAGGCGATCACCACCCAAGCTACAAGGAAAGAAACTACCATTCCAATCAATAGGGCAATGATATCACTTGCACTAAACAGATGGAACGACTGCAGAAGTTTGTATCCTGTTGCGGCAAACATGGTGGGGAGGGCAAGAAAAAATGAGAATTCGGTAGCGACTTTTCGGTCCAGGCCAATTAACAAACCTCCCACAATGGTCGATCCAGACCGTGACATGCCGGGGATTAGAGCCACGCATTGTGCAAGACCCACACCGATGGCAGCTGGAAGCCCTACCTGTTCCAGTTGAGAAATTTTGACAGTTTTGGGCCACGTTTCCACCACCAAGATGATGATTCCACCAATGATCAAGCTGATGGCTACCGTCTTAGGAGAAAAGAGGTGAGCTTCGATCCAATCATGAGCGATGAGCCCGACGATGGCTGCAGGGATAAAAGCAGCCCCCAATCCTAAAAGGAACCAGAGGTTTCGATGCTGGACCATGGAGTGACGCAGAGTTGATTGCCAGGAATGCGGAGTGCCGGGCTCCTGGGGAGCCATGAGGCGTTGCCGAAATTCCCGTTGTTCAAGAAGCCCTTGGCGAAGTAACCCCGCGATTTTTTTTCGCTCGTAGACAACCACGGCTAAGACGGCTCCTATTTGAATGCAGATTTCCACACTCACCGCGATGTCACCCGTAAACCCGAGCCAATGCCCCAGAAGGATAAGGTGTCCTGTGGACGAGACGGGCAAATATTCAGTGAGGCCTTCCAAAAATCCGAGGAGTGCGGCTAAGCCTGGTCCAAATTGGTCCATGAAAAAAAGTCTTTCCGGGAATATTTCGAAATTATTTGGAGATGGGTGTCTCTGAAAGGACTCTTTCGGCGGATTGGGTACTGAAATAGAGAGGGGGCAATATTAGCGTCGTTTCTTTTGTTCCGTGCAAAGCTATTGACAAAAATATGTTCCCATTTCATGCTAGGGGCCTCTACCTAGTGAGGCCCCGACATCTTAAATTACTGAAACTGTTTCAGAATGGGAAGACGGCAAAGTGTAGGGCGATGTTATGGTGAATACAACCTTTTTGACATAATGAGGACTAGATGAACTGGAAACACACTGAACATGTTCGGGTTGCCCAATTTCCAATGGTCATTGGCCTGATGATGCTGGCAGGTTTGTTACTGAGTGGTTGTGTCGTGTCAACCAAGAAGTATGAAGCGGCTGTGGCCGATATGGAATCTGCGAAAACCGATCTTGAGAAAAGCCGCATGATGCGGGAGGCGGTGGAACAGGAAAATGAAAAACTGAAAAAGGAAAATGAAAAAGTGGCCCTGGATTTAGAATTAATGGCCTCGGAAATTCAGAGGATTAAAGAGGGGAGGGAAAGTGAGCGTGACCTCTTGACGGCGCGTGAGGCCGAGGTCGTCAAAAAAGGCCAGATCCTCACGGCAAAATATGGAAAAATTCAGCAAGAATACCAGAAACTTAAAAGCCAAAATCGCGCCTTGAAAGATACTATTCAGCGTTATCAAAAAGAATTGAAAGAGGCGCGTCAGGCAAAAGTGGAACGAGAAGCTGAGGCTCCCGAAACGATGTCTTCTACAATGACTTCCTCAGAACCGAATTCTGTCGTGGCTTCTATTCCCAAAACCTCGTCTGAACCAGCGCCTGTGGTGACTCCGAGCAAAGGAGCCCTGGCGCCCGTAAATATCAATACAGCGTCAGCCAATGATTTAGTTCTCTTTTTGGGGCTCACCAAAAATATGGCGGAAAAAGTTATTGCCAACCGTCCGTACCGTCTTCGAGGAGAGTTGGTCGCCAAACAGGTGGTTCCCAAGGCCACGTTTGATGTGATTAAGGATAGGATTACCGCCGCAGCGAAGTGAGACGTGATAACTTATGCGTGACGTGTGAAGCGTAGAATAAAAGTTAATTTTCGTAGCAAGCTTGGGAGTTTGCGTGTCACGAGTCTGGTTCCCCGGCAATTTTCCCATCCACCATATGAATGACCCGATCTGCTTGCTCGGCAAGGCGTTCGTTGTGCGTCACAATGACAAAGGCCGTGCCTCGTTTTTGATTCAACGTTTTTAATAATTCAAAAATCGTCTCTCCGGTGTGAGTATCTAGATTACCCGTTGGTTCATCAGCCAAAACCAGGTCCGGGCTTTGAATTAAAGCGCGCGCCACCGCCACACGTTGTTGTTCCCCTCCCGAAAGTTCTCCGGGCTTGTGATGGAGGCGATGTCCCAACCCGACATCGGAGAGCAGAGCCTTGGCCTCTTGCAACATTTCTTGCTTGGGACGATTTTGCATCAACGCGGGAAGAAACGTATTTTCCAGCGCCGTAAATTCAGGAAGCAAATGATGGAATTGAAATACAAACCCGATCCGGCGGTTTCGGAAAGTGGCTAATTCCGTTTCGGACAACCGGAACACATCTTGTCCTTCGAACAATACTGTGCCGGTGGTGGGCCGATCGAGGGTGCCCAGAATATGGAGAAACGTGCTTTTGCCAGCACCGGAAGCCCCGATCATCGCCAGCATTTCTCTTCGGCGAAGAGTCAAATGGATTCCCTTCAATACCTCGACGGTTTGGTGGTCAAGCCTGAACGATTTGCACACGTCGTTCACTTGGAGAAATGGACTGTCCATTTTAGGGTGAGCCATACAATTTATTCATATCGGAGGGCACTAACCGGAGCGAGTTTCGCGGCTTGCCAGGATGGATAGACGGTTGCCGCAAAGCTGATGAGAATGGCCGAGCAGGCCACCAAAAGGACATCCAAGCCTTGGACATGAACGGGAATGTGGGAGATGTAATAGACGGTCTGGTCAAACGTCCAATAATTTTCAATGAGATAAAGGAACGTATATCCCAACGGTATGCCAATGATTGTCCCAGTTAATCCAATGACCAACCCGTTGAGCATAAAGATCCGCATGATGGCTTTGGGGGTCGCCCCCATGGCTTTGAGAATCGCAATCTCCCGCTGTTTTTCATTCACGATCATGGTGAGCGTACCCACGATATTAAAGGAGGCGACTAACGTGATCAGGACCAATAGGAGGAACATCATGGTCTTTTCGAGTTTCAAGGCAGAGAACAGATTGCGATTCAATTCCATCCAATCCCTGGCGGAATAACCGAGGCCGAGAGCGTCGTCGATGCGTGAGGCAATGGCGTTGGCAGCGAAGACTTCAGTCACTTTCACTTGAATGCCTGTCACTGTGTGACCCAACCCAAAAAACTTCTGGGCTTCTTGGAGCGAAATATACGCCAATGATGAATCGTATTCGTACATTCCTGATTCAAAAATGCCGACCACTTGAAAGGGCCGAATTTTTGGTGTCATGCCCAACGCACTGATTGGACCCACAGGCGAAACTACGTTCACACTGTTTCCCACAAACAATCCAAGGCGCAAGGCCAATTCTTTACCCAAAATAATGCCTGGTTGGGGAGTGGCCAACGAACCGTCATCCTTGGTGACAGCGGGCGGATTGGCTAAATCATTTAGGTTTCCATGCTTTACATTGTCTGCAACTTCTGTGACATCTGGTTCTTTGGCAGGGTCGATTCCGCGAAGAATGATCCCTTGAACTCCGGTTTTCGAAGTCAGCAACACTTGTTTGAAAATATAGGGCGTGGCCGCAATGACCCCAGGGACGGCTTCCACTTTGGTGACGAGGTCCGTATACCCAGCCATGGTTTGGTGACCGCGCTCCTGAACCACGACGTGTGATGTTGTACCTAAAATTTTTGCCTGCATATCCTCTTTAAACCCCGTCATGATACCGAGAGTCCCGATGAGTGCGGCCACGCCAAGCGTGATTCCCGTAATCGAAATGAAGGTATTAAACGAAATGGTACGTGTTCGGCGTTTGGCGCGAAGATAGCGAAGCCCGACAAAAATTTCATAGGGTAGGGTCACGGATGTTTCTCCGGGCGGAGCTGCGGAAAGAGAATGACATCCCGAATAGACGCTTGGTTGGTAAATAACATGACTAGGCGATCGATGCCGATGCCCTCGCCAGCAGTTGGAGGCATGCCATATTCCAAGGCACGGACAAAGTCTTCATCGAGATAATGGGCCTCTTCGTCACCGGCTTCTCGCTGAGCCATTTGGGTTTCAAAGCGTTGGCGTTGATCGATCGGGTCATTCAACTCAGAAAACCCATTCGCGATTTCACGGCTGGCAATAAACAATTCAAATCGGTCTGTGAGGGAAGGATCGGAATCCTTTCGCCGCGAAAGTGGGGAAATTTCCGTGGGGTAATCGGTGATGAACGTCGGCTGCGTTAATTTCGACTCCACGGTTTCTTCAAAGATGATATTCAAAATGCCGATGAGGGTGGCATCTTTGGGAATGTCCAGGTTGAGGGTTTTTGCCGCGTCTGCCGCAGTCTCACGACTTTCTAGCACCCTTCGATCAAATTGATTAAATTCTAAGATGGCCTCAAAATACGGGAGTCGTCGCCAAGGGGGTGAGAAATCGATCGTCTGGCCTTGGTATTCCAATGTCATGGTCCCGCAGATGTCTTGTGCCAATTTTCCCAAGAGCTGTTCTGTCAAAACCATTAAATCATGGTAATCCGCATAGGCTTGGTAGAATTCGAGCATTGTAAATTCGGGGTTATGAATGGTGGAGATCCCTTCGTTTCGAAAGTTTCTATTGATTTCGAATACTCGGCGAAACCCACCAACGATTAATCGCTTGAGATACAATTCCGGCGCAACTCGCAAATATAAATCGGTGCTTAAGGCATTATGGTGTGTGACGAAGGGTTTGGCTGTTGCGCCACCGGGAATGGGATGCATCATCGGAGTTTCCACTTCAAGAAACCCCTGTTCTGTGAAATAGTTGCGGATGCCGGTGATCAATCGGCTACGGGTTTCAAATATTTTGTGTACCTCAGGGTTTGCAATCAGATCGACATATCGTTGTCGATAGCGTGTCTCAATGTCAGTCAGCCCATGCCATTTCTCGGGAAGCGGGCGAAGGCCTTTCGACAAAAACGTCATCTTCTGGACTTCGATGGTGAGTTCATCGGTTTTGGTTCGAAACAAATGTCCTTCGACGCCGATCCAATCGCCCAAATCCAATTCTTGAGAAACCCGAAAGCTATCATCTCCGAGAACATCTTTTTTCAGATACACCTGCATACGATGCGCGCCGTCCTGCAACGAGGCAAACGCGGCTTTCCCAAACCGGCGAAGTGCCACAATGCGTCCGGCAAGACGACAGTCGATTTTCTGTTGTTCAAGTTCCTCTTTGGTTTTGGATCCGTGAGTAGCCATGAGAGGTTCAATGTGATGTGTGACGTCAAAGCGCGTGCCATAGGGCTGAATACCCATATTTCGTAGGGTATCGAGTTTTTGAATCCGGAGCGTGCGTTGTTCGTTTAATTCTTCCATGGGCCCATTCCAATGTCTGTATAGATGAAAGTCAGATTGTTGTTGACGAGAAGAAATGCCTTAGGGGGTCGAGTCTGCCATCTTGAATTTTAAATAGGCTTCGATAAACGGATCAATGGCGCCATCCATCACGACCGAGATATTGCCGGATTCATGATTCGTTCGGTGATCCTTGACCATTTGATAGGGTTGAAATACATACGACCGAATTTGGCTGCCCCAGGCAATATCCTTTTTTTCTCCAATAATATTTTGAAACTCCGCGTCTTTCTTTTGTTGTTCCACT
This window encodes:
- a CDS encoding undecaprenyl-diphosphate phosphatase, with the protein product MDQFGPGLAALLGFLEGLTEYLPVSSTGHLILLGHWLGFTGDIAVSVEICIQIGAVLAVVVYERKKIAGLLRQGLLEQREFRQRLMAPQEPGTPHSWQSTLRHSMVQHRNLWFLLGLGAAFIPAAIVGLIAHDWIEAHLFSPKTVAISLIIGGIIILVVETWPKTVKISQLEQVGLPAAIGVGLAQCVALIPGMSRSGSTIVGGLLIGLDRKVATEFSFFLALPTMFAATGYKLLQSFHLFSASDIIALLIGMVVSFLVAWVVIASFLTYVKRHTLKVFGYYRIVLGTIILMIL
- a CDS encoding ABC transporter ATP-binding protein, whose protein sequence is MAHPKMDSPFLQVNDVCKSFRLDHQTVEVLKGIHLTLRRREMLAMIGASGAGKSTFLHILGTLDRPTTGTVLFEGQDVFRLSETELATFRNRRIGFVFQFHHLLPEFTALENTFLPALMQNRPKQEMLQEAKALLSDVGLGHRLHHKPGELSGGEQQRVAVARALIQSPDLVLADEPTGNLDTHTGETIFELLKTLNQKRGTAFVIVTHNERLAEQADRVIHMVDGKIAGEPDS
- the lysS gene encoding lysine--tRNA ligase → MEELNEQRTLRIQKLDTLRNMGIQPYGTRFDVTHHIEPLMATHGSKTKEELEQQKIDCRLAGRIVALRRFGKAAFASLQDGAHRMQVYLKKDVLGDDSFRVSQELDLGDWIGVEGHLFRTKTDELTIEVQKMTFLSKGLRPLPEKWHGLTDIETRYRQRYVDLIANPEVHKIFETRSRLITGIRNYFTEQGFLEVETPMMHPIPGGATAKPFVTHHNALSTDLYLRVAPELYLKRLIVGGFRRVFEINRNFRNEGISTIHNPEFTMLEFYQAYADYHDLMVLTEQLLGKLAQDICGTMTLEYQGQTIDFSPPWRRLPYFEAILEFNQFDRRVLESRETAADAAKTLNLDIPKDATLIGILNIIFEETVESKLTQPTFITDYPTEISPLSRRKDSDPSLTDRFELFIASREIANGFSELNDPIDQRQRFETQMAQREAGDEEAHYLDEDFVRALEYGMPPTAGEGIGIDRLVMLFTNQASIRDVILFPQLRPEKHP
- a CDS encoding lipoprotein-releasing ABC transporter permease subunit, which translates into the protein MTLPYEIFVGLRYLRAKRRTRTISFNTFISITGITLGVAALIGTLGIMTGFKEDMQAKILGTTSHVVVQERGHQTMAGYTDLVTKVEAVPGVIAATPYIFKQVLLTSKTGVQGIILRGIDPAKEPDVTEVADNVKHGNLNDLANPPAVTKDDGSLATPQPGIILGKELALRLGLFVGNSVNVVSPVGPISALGMTPKIRPFQVVGIFESGMYEYDSSLAYISLQEAQKFFGLGHTVTGIQVKVTEVFAANAIASRIDDALGLGYSARDWMELNRNLFSALKLEKTMMFLLLVLITLVASFNIVGTLTMIVNEKQREIAILKAMGATPKAIMRIFMLNGLVIGLTGTIIGIPLGYTFLYLIENYWTFDQTVYYISHIPVHVQGLDVLLVACSAILISFAATVYPSWQAAKLAPVSALRYE
- a CDS encoding sulfurtransferase, with amino-acid sequence MSSAWLIDTETLAQNLGRKDLVVIDVRGEAAYSSHIPGAINSTWHAYSDPEAVAKGVLDPDISRLERRLQALGINNSSDIVIYSNPFDNWGDEGRMFWMLQYLGHSSVKILDGGWVKWTTEARPYQHDPIQLPPGDFKATPHTEIMILKDELKKLVKRPHPESILIDARSIEEYAGKEIDGLPRAGHIPSAVNIPWNGFLNRDGTVKDFETIRNIFLDNGLRPEQEIITYCLGGVRSAWLYFVLRLVGYEKVRNYPGSWWEWSRDFAAPTEKDVKLLHKVTAQSPAQSS
- the smbP gene encoding small metal-binding protein SmbP — encoded protein: MGRNLLFAVMVMGMTCMLTASPVLAGGNEHVHEAIEHAEEAVEHGGMGHADAIVKHAGVALQHAHAAQKEVKNPHLDEGVHELEEAITHGKQGHAEVATKHANSAVMHLKEVH
- a CDS encoding helix-hairpin-helix domain-containing protein codes for the protein MNWKHTEHVRVAQFPMVIGLMMLAGLLLSGCVVSTKKYEAAVADMESAKTDLEKSRMMREAVEQENEKLKKENEKVALDLELMASEIQRIKEGRESERDLLTAREAEVVKKGQILTAKYGKIQQEYQKLKSQNRALKDTIQRYQKELKEARQAKVEREAEAPETMSSTMTSSEPNSVVASIPKTSSEPAPVVTPSKGALAPVNINTASANDLVLFLGLTKNMAEKVIANRPYRLRGELVAKQVVPKATFDVIKDRITAAAK
- a CDS encoding nitrilase-related carbon-nitrogen hydrolase is translated as MKVGYFQSHPLFGEVEKNIEGFGVRLTSVECDLLVLPELAFSGYQFVSQEEVLKLSEPVPEGFTTQTCIELARKHNMHLVVGLPERDGDRCYNSAIIVGPSGYVGCYRKTHLFFEETLFFTPGNSGFQVWDIGQACIGVMICFDWYYPEAARTLALKGADILCHPSNLVLPHCPDAMVTRSLENRIFSITANRIGREARGEGRPLTFIGKSEVVSPKGKILHRAPIDQEELITVDIALLEARDKSINPYNDLLKDRRPEMYS